The Sinorhizobium fredii genome contains the following window.
CGACACGGCAGGCGCCGGCAGCACCAAGCGAATGGTTGCTTACCGCCGCTCGCCCGAGGTGCTGAAGATGCACATCCCGATGCCGTTCCGGTTCCTGCCGGCTTGGCAGACCGGCCCGATGAAGTTCGACGTCCCGGGCATCTTCCGCGTCGGTGGCGTCGACATCCGCCGGCCGAAGGCTGTCCGTTACCTCGACGGCATCTAAGGGGAGGCGACGATGAAGGTCACCAACAACCAGGCAGGCCCGCGCGGCATCAACACGGTCAACGGCCCGGTTCTCATTGAACCGGGCGAGACCATCGAAGTGGAAGTCTTCGCACGCGAGAAGGCGCACATCGAGGCTTCGAAGTGGTTCGATGTCGACGGCGACTACACCGATAACCCGAGCGTCACCGCGGCGCCGGTGCTCAAGGAAGCCGCTGAGAACGTCAATTCCGAGCTCGAAAGCCTCCGCGCCCAGCTTGCCGAGCGCGACGCCGAACTGGCGAAGCTCAAGGCGGACCAGCAGCAAGAGCCGCCCAAGACGGCCGCCGAGGTCCTCGACATGGCGAAGGACCCGAACGTGCAGTTCATGTCCTTCAAGGCGGCGGCTTCGAAGCTGCTCGGCGACAAGACGCCGGCCAAGAAGGACGAGATCATCGCCGCTCTCGAAGACTTGGCCACCAAGCCCTGACAATCAGCCCGGCGGCTTTGCTGCCGGGTCATTCTTGCATCGGAGATCGACATGGCTGGATACGGCGACAATGCAGGCTTCACGGCTTACGCTGCGGCGGCCGGCTATGTCTTTCCCGATGGAACGAGCGATGGACAGAAAACCGCAGCACGTCAGCGCGGCTCTCTGGTGATCGATCGGTATGAGCCACGATTTAGCGGCCGTCGCACTGGCGGATACACCCAGGAGCGCGCATGGCCGCGCACTGGTGTCACGACCTATTACGGAGAGGCGCTTCCGTCGGACACGGTCCCGGTCGCGATCGTCAATGCCTCCTATGAGGCGGCCTACCTCGAGCTGACGAACCCCGGCAGCCTTTCACCTGTCGTCACCGGGACGTCAACGGTAAAACGCGAGAAGGTGGGACAGCTTGAAGTCGAATATTCAACTTCTACTTCAACCGATATCGATCAGATTGTCGCCCTTGCCACGCCAGTCGTGACGCTGATCGAAGGGCTGCTCTGGCCGTTCCTTGTGCCGATCCTGCCCGGGGCTCTGGTGGTCTGATGGCAAACCCTCTCTTCGCGCGCCTGCAGGCTACGGCGCAGCGGCTCATCGCCAAATTCGGCCAAGCGAGCACCATTACGCGCATCACGCCTCCGGACCCTGTCTTGGGCGGCGATCCGGTCGAAACCGTCTACGCGGCCACGCTGGTGGCGATGGCCTACAGCGCCCGGGAGATCGACGGGACAGAGATCCAGTCCGGCGACATTCAGATTTACATTTCGTCCGTCGGTCTGGTGATCGGGCCGAAGCCGGGCGATCTGGTCGCGGCTAGCGGCAAGACATTCCGTGTCATCAAGGCGGACCCGAATAACTACGACGGCCTAACCAACGTCGTCTTCATCGTCCAAGGAAGGATTGCTGACTGATCAATCCGCCTGAACAAGAACTTGGCAGAGGATGTCCGACACGCCGTCGGACCCAGAGAATGCCATACCTTGTCCATCGGGTAATCTGATCATGATGCGTGTGGCCTTGAGGTTATCCAAGACAAGCAACCTGAGCCCGTCTTTTGTGACGATGTTGGCAGACCACGTCTTCACGCGTGCTGCGCGTCGAAAAGGCGCGTAGTTCGAGGAAACTGTCGTCACATCGGCGCCCCCAGAGCCATTAAGGGCGAAGTTGATCGTAGTCCCCGGGAGCGCACAATTTACGACGCCATGCTTTTGGTATGGCTCGGCCTTTGCCGCGGTCGTCAAGGACAATAGCGCGAGTAGGCCCGCAAGTTTTCGAGATATCGAGTAGTTCATTCGCGCCTCCGTCACCAATGAACTCATATCGCGAGTCTTGCGAAAGTCGAGCCGCATTTCTCGCAGAAGCCCGTTCACTCTCTCCGCGGAAGGACAAAAGCATGAAGATACGTTTCATCAAAGACTATACCCATTTCTCGGTCGGCGACGTCGCAGATGCGTCCGACCTCTCGGGCGGTCTCGCCCAAGGCCTGATCCATCTCGGCATCGCTGAGAGGATGCCCGAGGAGAAGGTCGCCAAGAAGGGCGAGAAGACCGCCGAATAATGGCATCGCTCCGTCAGCAGCTCGATGCACTCATCGATGAGCTTTCCCCTGCTATGGAGAAGGCCTTCCGCGAGGCGATCGAGGACATCAAATCCGAGATCGTGCTTCGCGAAGTTGTCGAGCGGCTCGAGCGGCGGGACATCGAGGGCGCCATTGCGGCGCTGCATATCGACCCGGCTGCCTTCCGGCCGCTCTCCGAAGCGATCCGGAATGCCTTCAATGCAGGCGGTCTCCTCGTCGCCAAGAACATGCCGCGCCTGGCCGACCCGATGGGAGGACGTGTCGTCTTCCGCTGGGACGTTCAAAACCAGCGCGCCGAGCAGATCATCCGTGAGACCTCGTCGACGATGATCACGCATGTGACCGAAGACACCAAGCAGATGGCACGGGAGCGGATCGAAGCCGGTTATGCCAAAAGGCAGGGGCCGAACACGATCGCTCTGGACATCGCCGGACGGGTGAACAAGGTCACCGGACGCCGCGAGGGCGGCTTGCTCGGCATGACGTCGCAGTTGGCCCGAACGGTCGAGAAAGCGCGCACAGCGCTGCTCTCGGGCGATATCGAGGGCATGAAGCACTACCTGACGCTGACGCGCCGAGATAAGCGGTTTGATCGGCAGGTGGCCAAGGCCATCCGCGAAGGCAAGCCGCTCCCGGCCGACGCCGTGCAGAAGATCACCGGCAGGCTTGCGGACCGATATGTCCAGTTCCGGAGCCAGACGATTGCGCGGACGGAAACGCAGTCATCGGTCCATGCGGCCAAGCACGAGGCGTATCAGCAGGGGCTGGACCGCGCCGGGCGCGATGCCGCTCTGGTTACCCGGCGCTGGCGTTCCGTCGGCGACGGTCGTGTACGCCACACGCACCAAGCCCTAAATGGCGACGAGCTCGCGGGCATGGATCTGCCGTTTCAGTCGCCGTCTGGCGCCCTGCTGCGCTTCCCGGGCGATACGAGCCTCGGCGCCGGCGCGGCCGAGATCATCGGCTGCCGCTGCCACGTGGAATACAACTTCGACTTCGCGGAAGAATACGCGCGCTCGCGGGGACACTGATGGCTGAGAATAGCTTCGCCGCTCAGGTATCCGAGTGGGTAACGCAAGAGAAAGCGCGCCAAGAGGCTGTGTTGCGCGAGGCCGCTCAGATGGTCGCGAACAATGTTCGGACGTCGGTGGCTGCCGGCGGCCGGATGCCTGTCGAGACGGGTAATCTGAAGAACTCGCTGATGGCGTCCACCTCGGCCATGCCGACGGTCGACCAGGGCGAGAAGGCCTATCCGGACAGCAGCGGCGAGATCGAGCTCATCATCTCGAACCTCGAAGTCGGCGGCACGCTCTATCTCGGGTTTCAGGCCGCCTATGGACGCCGCATGAATTACGGCTTCGTCGGCGAAGACAGTCTTGGGCGGCTCTATAACCAGGCGGGATATGGATTCGTCGATGCCGAGGCGCAGGACTGGCCTCAGACGGTCAAGCGGGCGGAGGAGAAGGTTCGCGGTCGGTTCGAGAGAGGCTGACACCTTCGGAAATGCTCAGAAAAGCAGCCTGGATAATCGACAGATCTCGGATCGCCATGGAGATCACGTCTTGAGCGTGCTTCGTGCGAACGGTGCGGTTGAGCAGCAACGCGAGAGCTTGATGGATGAGGTCGTAAACCTCTTCGTCGCTGAGCGGGTGATTATCGGCCATGGGCCTAGAGGTAGCAGATGGCTGACACCGTTGAAAAGAAAATCTATCAGGCGCTGCTCATCCAAATGCAGGCCTTCGTTCCACCGGCAGGCGTAACCATCGTCA
Protein-coding sequences here:
- a CDS encoding DnaT-like ssDNA-binding protein, whose protein sequence is MAGYGDNAGFTAYAAAAGYVFPDGTSDGQKTAARQRGSLVIDRYEPRFSGRRTGGYTQERAWPRTGVTTYYGEALPSDTVPVAIVNASYEAAYLELTNPGSLSPVVTGTSTVKREKVGQLEVEYSTSTSTDIDQIVALATPVVTLIEGLLWPFLVPILPGALVV
- a CDS encoding phage minor head protein; translated protein: MASLRQQLDALIDELSPAMEKAFREAIEDIKSEIVLREVVERLERRDIEGAIAALHIDPAAFRPLSEAIRNAFNAGGLLVAKNMPRLADPMGGRVVFRWDVQNQRAEQIIRETSSTMITHVTEDTKQMARERIEAGYAKRQGPNTIALDIAGRVNKVTGRREGGLLGMTSQLARTVEKARTALLSGDIEGMKHYLTLTRRDKRFDRQVAKAIREGKPLPADAVQKITGRLADRYVQFRSQTIARTETQSSVHAAKHEAYQQGLDRAGRDAALVTRRWRSVGDGRVRHTHQALNGDELAGMDLPFQSPSGALLRFPGDTSLGAGAAEIIGCRCHVEYNFDFAEEYARSRGH